Sequence from the Nilaparvata lugens isolate BPH chromosome 10, ASM1435652v1, whole genome shotgun sequence genome:
aaaaaaaaaaaattatataaaataatttggaaaaattagCTTATTAATTtactctaaaaaaaaaaaaaaaaaaaaaatgaagataaaatagaaaaatagtctgctgtgatattattaataattttaggtgtaggatattttgtgattgaaaatcaACCATTAAATGGtcttcattattattagtattgtttgtttgaaatattattgttgttatcatTTGTGCTGTTGCATTATACATGCACTATAactattaattatcatttggtgataaaattatcttgaatattatatttgtagcaTGAAAGCTCACTATAGATtagaattcttaatttatatgtattattgttattaacttaatgaaattattgtaatcacATAAATGTGAttagtattttgaaaaaaaaaatatgatgcATCAGAATCTAAAACATGCATTCAGCAACTAATTTAtaggaaaatttgaatattgttacttattgtatttgtatagaAATGTTGAGAAATGAAGGGAATTTTGGAATCaagctttaaaaataaacagGGTAGAAATTTTGATTGAACAAGTGGAGACTAGTTAAATGTATTGAATCACAGAGAGATATTATCAATCTTTGTAAGCTGGCATACTTGATGAAACTTGGTATAGTATATTTTAACAGACCTGCAATATTGgattaaaattgttattaatgttAAATTGTAANNNNNNNNNNNNNNNNNNNNNNNNNNNNNNNNNNNNNNNNNNNNNNNNNNNNNNNNNNNNNNNNNNNNNNNNNNNNNNNNNNNNNNNNNNNNNNNNNNNNATCGCCAACGTCGATCGGCGCGAGGTAGATCGTCAAACGTATTCCAATGATGTCACTGCTGCTGAGTTGGAGACCAAACAGCCGCAGGGGCTGCCATATCTACCACCTGGGACGATCGAAACCATACTTGAAGTTTTCAAGACCACTGCTGCtggaatagaaaagaaattagAAGAAACCGGCAATAGATTGgacaagaaaatagaagaaacaaGTAATAGTTTGgacaagaaaatagaagaaaccaGTAATAGATTGGACAAGAAAGTGGAAGAAATGACCGCAAACTTTTTGCAACTCAAAAGTAACGTTGAGGATTTACATCgaaaaatggatgaaaaacaaattgaagctaagaattatacaaatgaaCAAATACAAACGGTGAGAAGTGAATTTGGTGAAAGAATTCTAAACCAACACCGGGAAAATACTGAAGCAAATGGTGAATTGGAGAGCAAGATTACCCAGGCCAATGCTAAGCTAGCTCAGAATGATGTGAGGTTAGGTAAATTGGAGGCTCAGCAAACAATCACACGGCCCAAATAAACCAGCTGAGAGCAGATGTCACACAGAATTCAGCTGAAACTTTAAATCCCGAAGTAATTAAGGGATTGAAAACTCAGCTAGATCAAACTAAAGCCGAGTGTCTacaaataaagaatagtttGGCTAACGTTTCTGGTggtaataatcataatactgGACAAATCTTGTCATCTTTACCAATATTTGATGATACTGAGTGCACCATTCAACCACGGGCATTCATTCAGCATTTGCAGGCTATTGATTCCGTTACTACTATACCATGGATTACGTGGAGAATGCATCTTTTACTATGTCTACAGAAAGAACCACTGATACACTTCAGAAGTCGCATTACTGAATTCAACTCATTAAAGGATTTTATTGACAACTTCTTAGCTACTTTTTGGTCTTCTGCAAGACAGAGAAATTTATTGTCTCACATCATTACATGCAGATATGACAAGCAGAATACGGAGCTGTCCATGAGTGCCTTTTCAGCCCACATTCGCTATTTGAACAATCTGATGGATAATCCAATCGAGAATGGAAATTGATCGAAATATTAATTGGGAAGTTACCTTATTCCATTCAGACGGCATTAAGCTCGCAAAGTTTTGAATCCTATGACAAGTTTGAGGCTTGTTTGAGTCGAGTACAGAGTGTAGACGATAAATTTGGTTCacggaatttcaaaacaaaccatCAGAAAGATGAGAGGTTAGGTGTTGTCGTGAATGAAGTTGAAACTCCTCATCGTAATTATAATCGAGGCAGTCAACCGAGTCGACCTCAAAATAATAGCCGTGGATTTGGAGATAATCATCGGAGAAATTATAATGAGGGAAGTTCATTTATtccaaataaatcagtcgaCTCAACTACAACtccagaacaaaacataaacagaaGCGATGACGCACTCAACCGCAGCCATCTGTATCAACAACCAGTTCGTCGCCCAACCAACAATCCCAGTCCAACAAAAAGCAGTTCCATTCTAATAATCAGAAGGGAAATAATTCTCAGCGTcgtaataacaataattgacaacCAGTTTCGACTGTCTCTGGCATCAATCATCATAAAAACGAGACAGTCAGAAAAAAAGTTATTCCGATCGTAGGAGTAACCGACCGTGAGGTGCTGCAGTCTGGCGGAAAAATTCACACTGCTCCAACCACGTGACAGCGGTAAATCCAGTCATGAAGAGAAAAATCTGCCTGCTGTATTGCGTCAGCTAGTAGTGACAGTTTGCGGGTTCTGCCCCACGAGGCTACTAGTAGTGATGGTTTGCGGGTTCTGCCTTCCGAAGCTGATAGAGTTCCTCATCCAAGTGTTAATAACAGGAAGGCGAGACCTACTGAATTGATCTTTACAaatgaattcaaaaataaagaCAACTCCAATTTAAATCCAATATCTTCACCCATTATTCTCGAAAGTTACACCATTTTCCGAGAGGATGTCATAGATGATTTGTTAGATGATGAagctccacatcggtccagctgcttcacatcgcaccagctgctccacatcgcatCATTGGATCTTCACATTATCATCACAGCACCCACAACTCAAAGCaagttgtttatttattgtattatattgtttattattgtaatataaagaTTTGCTCACTGGCAGTTAAGCCTACCCGCAATTACaactaaattgaaattaattctaaaatataaagtaaagttattttgaattatccagacaaaaaaaaaaaaaaaaaaaaaaaaaaaaaaatatataaaataatttggaaaaattagCTTATTAATTtactctaaaaaaaaaaaaaaaaaaaaaaaaaattgaagataaaatagaaaatagtctgctgtgatatttattaataattttaggtgtaggatatttttgtgattgaaaatcaACCATTAAATGGTCTTCATATATTAGTATTgtttgtttgaaatattattgttgttatattTGTGCTGTTGCATTATACATGCactattaactattaattatcattggtgataaaattatcttgaatattatatttgtagcaTGAAAGCTCACTATAGATtagaattcttaatttatatgttattattgttattaacttaatgaaattattgtaatcacATAAATGTGAttagtattttgaaaaaaaaatatgatgCATCAGAAATCTAAAACATGCATTCAGCAACTAATTTATAGGAAAATTTGAATATGttacttattgtatttttgtatagaAATGTTGAGAAATGAAGGGAATTTTGGAATCaagctttaaaaataaacagGGTAGAAATTTTGATTGAACAGTGGAGACTAGTTAAATGTATTGAATCACAGAGAGATATTATCAATCTTTGTAAGCTGGCATACTTGATGAAACTTGGTATAGTTATATTTTAACAGACCTGCAATATTGGATTAAAATTGTATTAAtgttaaattgtaaattttgataaaaattgttaattgttGGCATGGccctttgatattgttattttgGCATCTTCTATGCACTCTATGCAGGTCTATTTCACTCATGCACCTCTGCTCTTTATTCTGTGAGGAGTGATGGGGGGCTTGTGCACCCATCCTCTCACCGTAGGGATTTTTGGATTTTGTGCATGTGGTATTATCCCACCTCTGTACTTCCTTTGTAAGTCTGACTGGGCAAAAATCCCGGGACCTTAGTTTGTGGTTTCTGGCACCACTGCTGCGGCACAAAGCCATGCATATTGTTGTAACATCATGCTTTTTTGTGCAGATTGTTGtttggctgtgaattttttgtgaTAGACCCTAAGTCGTAGTTTTAAGTTAGCATATGTCATTGTACCCTTCttgattgaaattagaaagcCTTTAATGGCCTAAAACCTTTCTAATTTGGGGGCTTTATGTCAGGATACAAAGCCTATGCcagcatattttctaaaattaatgtataattgaggcataaatcaaatgtactcacgtcaaattatgtaaaactcatttaattatagttttattaaattcttatagTATTATTTCGTATAATTTACCAATTTATTGTCAGAGTCATTCGTCAACTGCCTACCAATGTTTACTTACtaccttattttcaataattaggttagagtgaattgcgccaaaattgatgacaagccttatctgtcagctgttgatactgccggctactgtgctactgtgatatctctatattgtctgttttcattttaaaactaactcaagcttgttcatttctgcaacccctgtttattttctgtttatctgctttaattttatagtcttcccgtttaacgtaattttttgtcattttctgtgtttttcgaacctctgtgtctaatttaaatattaaaaccgcGTGGAAAAATTCCCATTGGTGGACTTTTCCTTATTAGGCACAGGATTGGTTCTTGCCCAAATCACGTGGTTCTTCttctcagaagaagaccaggTGATTTCCGCTTTTTGGGAAGAAGAGACACTTGCCTTCTGAGAATCGAATTATCAGACCCGTTTAATTtgtcctattaaaattaatgtttaaatggtttctcttcttgttaaatgtaatatatccagtgtgttaaatgtgtagctcctctgtagtcttgtgctcttaaattaaattggaaggcAAGTTCAATTTGTATAAGCTTATTCCTGAGGAAGAATTGTGAAACTAAATCCTGGGTGACGCCATTCCACGCCAGatcttcaagtgaaataaaattattaagtgaattggggccccacgatcgagttggtgagcgaaaaatacttattctatccaatcagtgaattgagaaagctacaattttctatcaattaattattgtgaaagagtgcaggactatatcctcctataataccgtgtacccctattaaaatcctaattgcactatattaccaagaacattcatattattatctcatatcaagaacatttattaccaaattttgaaaactctattattccaatttgtcaattatttaattaattattattatttgattcttaacgattataattcatcaat
This genomic interval carries:
- the LOC120353379 gene encoding uncharacterized protein LOC120353379; translated protein: MANPATELDGSTTLFTPADPVSPETPPKPATSATSVDFERGIRERLSSTQLEESQPILNSVQSSPIANVDRREVDRQTYSNDVTAAELETKQPQGLPYLPPGTIETILEVFKTTAAGIEKKLEETGNRLDKKIEETSNSLDKKIEETSNRLDKKVEEMTANFLQLKSNVEDLHRKMDEKQIEAKNYTNEQIQTVRSEFGERILNQHRENTEANGELESKITQANAKLAQNDVRLGKLEAQQTITRPK